The proteins below are encoded in one region of Microbispora sp. NBC_01189:
- a CDS encoding response regulator transcription factor, whose protein sequence is MTRVLVVEDEESFSDALSYMLRKEGFEVAVAATGPEALEAFDRNGADLVLLDLMLPGLPGTEVCRSLRQRSKVPVIMLTAKDSEIDKVVGLELGADDYVTKPFSSRELVARIRAVLRRQGDVEEMESAVLTGGPVRMDVDRHIVAVRGRQVQLPLKEFELLEVLLRNAGRVLTRGQLIDRVWGADYVGDTKTLDVHVKRLRAKVEADPSNPRCILTVRGLGYKFDPAEE, encoded by the coding sequence ATGACTCGGGTACTCGTCGTCGAGGACGAGGAGTCGTTCTCGGACGCCCTGTCGTACATGCTCAGGAAGGAGGGGTTCGAGGTCGCAGTGGCGGCCACCGGCCCCGAGGCCCTGGAGGCGTTCGACCGCAACGGAGCCGATCTCGTCCTGCTCGACCTGATGCTGCCGGGCCTGCCCGGAACCGAGGTCTGCCGGTCGCTCCGGCAGCGGTCCAAGGTGCCCGTCATCATGCTGACGGCCAAGGACAGTGAGATCGACAAGGTCGTCGGCCTGGAGCTGGGCGCCGACGACTACGTGACCAAGCCGTTCTCGTCCCGCGAGCTGGTGGCGCGCATTCGCGCGGTGCTGCGCCGGCAGGGCGACGTCGAGGAGATGGAGTCGGCGGTGCTGACCGGCGGGCCGGTCCGCATGGACGTCGACCGGCACATCGTGGCCGTGCGCGGCCGGCAGGTGCAGCTTCCGCTCAAGGAGTTCGAGCTGCTGGAGGTGCTGCTGCGCAACGCCGGGCGGGTGCTCACCCGCGGCCAGCTGATCGACCGGGTCTGGGGCGCCGACTACGTGGGCGACACCAAGACGCTCGACGTGCACGTCAAGCGGCTGCGGGCCAAGGTCGAGGCCGACCCGTCCAACCCCCGCTGCATCCTGACCGTACGCGGCCTGGGCTACAAGTTCGACCCCGCCGAGGAGTGA
- a CDS encoding GlsB/YeaQ/YmgE family stress response membrane protein: MTIESILGAIIIGAIIGAVGRLLLPGRQPIGWVLTIVVGIVAALIGTAIAQVMGVDTTPGIDWIELVMQVVLAVVGVGIVAGLKRGSRV; the protein is encoded by the coding sequence ATGACAATCGAGTCCATTCTCGGCGCTATCATCATCGGCGCGATCATCGGCGCTGTGGGCCGTCTGCTCCTGCCGGGGCGGCAGCCGATCGGCTGGGTCCTGACGATCGTCGTCGGCATCGTCGCGGCCCTCATCGGTACCGCGATCGCCCAGGTGATGGGCGTCGACACGACGCCGGGCATCGACTGGATCGAGCTCGTCATGCAGGTCGTACTGGCCGTCGTCGGTGTCGGCATCGTTGCCGGCCTGAAGCGAGGGTCGC
- a CDS encoding copper chaperone PCu(A)C, which produces MTSSSRRRAIAVAALLAAAIPALAACGAGFDANTNVPYAPGEAGVLISDDGSGQAYGMNGIKIPQAFILGPDSGEQIAAGGSAPIHLTLLNGTGVADQLVGIVPEEQKATSVKVQSPIAVEPGTLAKTPGVTIEGLKTPLRGGETIQLTLRFEKAGDIPVTAPVVTRSREYATLSPAAQATPTPADATLPEASQAAPSGTPSAPAG; this is translated from the coding sequence GTGACCAGCAGCAGCCGTCGCAGGGCGATCGCCGTTGCCGCGCTCCTCGCCGCCGCCATCCCTGCGCTGGCCGCGTGTGGCGCCGGTTTCGACGCCAACACCAACGTGCCGTACGCCCCTGGCGAGGCCGGGGTCCTCATCTCCGATGACGGTTCCGGCCAGGCCTACGGCATGAACGGCATCAAGATCCCGCAGGCGTTCATCCTCGGGCCGGACTCCGGCGAGCAGATCGCCGCCGGTGGGTCGGCGCCGATCCACCTCACTCTCCTGAACGGCACGGGGGTCGCGGACCAGCTCGTCGGCATCGTGCCCGAAGAGCAGAAAGCCACCTCGGTGAAGGTGCAGAGCCCCATCGCGGTGGAGCCCGGCACGCTCGCCAAGACCCCCGGCGTCACGATCGAGGGGCTGAAGACGCCGCTGCGCGGCGGCGAGACCATCCAGCTCACGCTGCGGTTCGAGAAGGCCGGTGACATCCCCGTCACCGCGCCCGTCGTCACCCGCAGCCGCGAGTACGCCACGCTGTCCCCGGCCGCCCAGGCGACGCCCACGCCGGCGGACGCCACGCTGCCCGAGGCGAGCCAGGCCGCGCCCTCCGGCACCCCGAGCGCCCCTGCGGGGTGA
- a CDS encoding CarD family transcriptional regulator produces the protein MTFQVGDTVVYPHHGAARIDAITTRTIKGEEKTYLVLKVDKGDLTVQVPAENAELVGVRDVVGQEGLERVFDVLRMPHTEEPTNWSRRYKANLEKLASGDVNKVAEVVRDLWRRDKERGLSAGEKRMLAKARQILVSELALAEKTNEDKAEALLDEVLNS, from the coding sequence ATGACTTTCCAGGTCGGCGACACTGTCGTCTACCCCCACCATGGGGCTGCTCGGATCGATGCCATTACGACCCGAACCATCAAGGGTGAGGAAAAGACCTACCTGGTGCTCAAGGTCGACAAGGGCGACCTGACCGTACAGGTACCAGCAGAGAACGCCGAGCTCGTCGGGGTGCGCGACGTCGTCGGCCAAGAAGGACTCGAGCGGGTCTTCGACGTGCTGCGCATGCCGCACACGGAGGAGCCCACCAACTGGTCCCGCCGCTACAAGGCCAACCTTGAGAAGCTGGCGTCGGGAGACGTCAACAAGGTGGCCGAAGTCGTGCGCGACCTGTGGCGGCGCGACAAGGAGCGCGGCCTGTCCGCCGGTGAGAAGCGCATGCTCGCCAAGGCGCGCCAGATCCTCGTCAGCGAGCTCGCGCTGGCCGAGAAGACCAACGAGGACAAGGCCGAGGCCCTGCTCGACGAGGTGCTCAACTCCTGA
- the ispF gene encoding 2-C-methyl-D-erythritol 2,4-cyclodiphosphate synthase, with protein sequence MTFPRVGVGVDVHPFASGRDLHLAGLFWPGETGLAGHSDGDAAAHACCDALLSAAGLGDVGALFGTADPRWAGAAGVTLLEEAARQVRAAGFEIGNLAVQIIGNRPKVAPRRAEAEKALGAAAGAQVSVSATTTDGLGLTGRGEGVAAIATALIVPT encoded by the coding sequence ATGACATTCCCAAGGGTGGGCGTCGGTGTCGACGTCCACCCTTTCGCATCTGGAAGAGATCTTCACCTCGCCGGGCTGTTCTGGCCGGGCGAGACCGGGCTGGCCGGTCACTCGGACGGTGACGCGGCCGCCCACGCGTGCTGTGACGCGCTGCTGTCGGCGGCCGGGCTCGGAGACGTCGGCGCGCTCTTCGGGACCGCAGACCCCCGCTGGGCCGGCGCCGCGGGCGTCACGCTCCTGGAGGAGGCCGCGCGGCAGGTGCGGGCGGCCGGTTTCGAGATCGGCAATCTGGCGGTGCAGATCATCGGGAACCGGCCGAAGGTCGCCCCCCGCCGCGCGGAGGCGGAGAAGGCCCTCGGGGCCGCCGCGGGGGCGCAGGTGAGCGTCAGCGCCACCACGACCGACGGTCTCGGGCTCACGGGCCGGGGCGAAGGCGTCGCGGCCATCGCGACCGCTCTCATCGTGCCGACGTGA